CGGGAAAAACTTTCTTCAGGCGTAAGACTAAAAACCTGGCCCTTTAAAGAATTCCAGCTATCCATCACAAATTTTGTTTGCGTATTTTCATATACCGAAGATCTATCGATAGCCACCTGTTGAAAGTTTTCGAGATCGCTTTTCAACTTAGTTTGTATGGCAATCGCCTTGTCCTTGAAAGATGCATCGCCATGAAGAAAGGCATTAGCAATACCCCGATGTTGCTGAAGATGTTCCATAAACTGCCTTGAAGAGGCGATGAAACGAAATGCCCATTGATGTCGGCGTTTGAATTCTCGATCAACCTTGTATGAATTTAGGTAGGCGAATATGATGGTCGAAAATACGATGGTTATCGGTAGAATAGATTTCAACATATCTTATACATTCGATGTCTGTGTAACGTCCATTAAGTTCCAAGTTCACTGCGCAAATCTTTCGACAGCTGATCCAGAAATGCCGCTGCAGAATTGGTTTTTTCTACTATATGCTTGTTATTTTCGGCCATTTCCGCGACACGGTGCATGCTAGACGCAATCTCGGTCGTGGCATCCTTTTGTTGCGTGAGTGAGATACTGATGCCGGCGATCATGTTGCTCGTTTCCTGGGCTTGCCGGTTTATTTCAAATAAGGACTTTTCGGCTTCAGACGAAATTTCAACCCCGGTATTCACCGACGTTCTGACGGATTCGATATTGGCTACTATTTGATTAACCTCGGATTGCATTTTGCCGATGAGTTCGGCAATTTCCACTGTTGAGCCACTGGTCTTGGCCGCAAGCTCTCTCACTTCGTCAGCGACAACCGCAAATCCGCGTCCTTGTTCACCGGCGCGCGCTGCTTCAATAGCGGCATTGAGTGCCAACAAATTCGTCTGCTCGGCAATGCTCTGGATGACATTAATTATTTGACTCACCTCATGTGAGCGATTTTGTAGCGACTCAATAGCTTGTGTCGCCGCGTCTACCGTCTTATTTATTGAAACCATCTCTTGATGCATGTTTCTGACTTTCCTTTCACCGTCACTGGCTAACTTGGCGGATTCCTCAGACATGCGATTGGTCTGCTCGGCGTTTTCAGCGGCGGTTGACATGCTGTTATTCATCTCCTCACTTGCCGCAGCTACGGCAGACACTGACTGCATTTGTTCTATGCTTCCGCTCGCACTCTCCTGTACTATTTTTACAACTTCTTCGGAGGCAACAATTACCTCTCTAAGCGCATCGGATACTTTCATATTTGATCTGTTCTGACGCACACCAAGTAGATTGATTTGCCCGGTTACCCTTTGGAGATCGCTAAAATATCGGGATTCTAGCCGCTGGCTAAAGTCTCCGTGCGTGAATTGCTGAAGTATTTGTTGCATTTTTTCTGATTGTGTTTTGTCCGTCGCGAGCATCAGCGAGAAGATGACATTGAGAAGAACAAATATGGCGCCAATGACAATTTTTGTCTGTACGATATCCGATTCCAGTTGTTCGATATGTTGGCTTGTCGCTTTGACGTTATCCGGCAAAAAGGCGCGTACCTCATGTCGTTCGTGTTCAATGTATTCGTGAAGAATGACGATGTGTTCATACCCTAGTATTGACAGGGGAACCAGAATGAGAAGATATAAACAGGTGAGTTTATATCTGAGCCGTAGCTTGGAGAACTCACGCAGCATGGGTAGATTTAGAATTCTCATTACAAGTTCATCGTTTATGTGGATTCAATGCAAATTCCTATACTTTATCGACAGTTAAGCAGAAAGGCTTGATTGAATATTTTGTGAGTTTACAAACTATAGGTTGTGCAGACATGACTGCCAAACGTAGTATTTCTTTGATATAGGAAGTGTGGAATAAGATTTTGGTTTATGGCGATTGAACAGTTTGTAAGCTGATACTTAAGTTAATCCGAATAGCTTCAATTCGTGAATAAATGCCTTTAGTTGATCGGCTAACTTAGTACCCAATTTAGAGATCTCTATACTATTGGCATTGTCTGCGCGGGTAATGTTCTCGGTCTCCAGTGCCAGTTCAGAAAGTTGTTTCGCCTCCAGATTGCCAAAGACGGATTTCAACTTATGTGCAATTATGCCAAGCTCGCTTCTTTTTTCCGACTTGACCAGTCTTAGTATTTCGTCCGGTGTGTCGCTGTATTCTTTTATCGTTACTTTAAACATTCGTTCAATAAAGGATGAGCGCTTGAATCGTATAGCCAACGCCTTCCAGTCGATGTATTGATCTGCAGGTGTGGGTTTATCGCTACTATTGTTGATGATTTTGTCGATATCGAGCTCTTTCTCTAGCCGTTCAGGACTGTTGATTGCCACAGGTTTTAATGCCTGGTTAGCATATTTTAAAATGTGCTCATAGAGAAGGTCTTCATCAATTGGCTTTGTAATGTGGTCTACCATTCCAGCGTCTAGACATTTGTTTTTTTCTTCCATTAGCGCGTGTGCGGTTAGACCAATAATGGGCAGGTGTGGCGCCAACTGTTTTAGCTTCCTGGATGCCTCCAACCCATCCATTATTGGCATTTGGACATCCATCAAAACAAGGTTGAATGCGTTTTGACCGTTCTCAGAAACACAATCCAATACTTGTTGTCCATTTTCGGCAAAGGTTACGGTTGCTCCCTGCTGGTTCAAGATGTCTTCGAGTATGAGGCGATTAACCGCAACATCTTCAGCCGCAAGTATGTTTATGCCTTGCAGGAGCTTGCCGACTTCTGCTACGGTTTTCTTTTCTTCTAATGTCGGCGAATTTACTTGCTTAAGGGGCAGAGTCAGAGAAAAAGTACTACCCTCGTTTACAACGCTCTTAACTTCTATGTCACCGCCCATTGCCTGGGCCAGACGTTGGCTAATCACTAAGCCTAGACCGGTACCGCCAAATTCACGAGTGCTAGAAGAATCCGCTTGTTCAAATGGATGAAATAGCCTGGCTTGTTGTTCTTCAGTCATACCAATTCCGGTATCACTTACATCAAAGCGCGTATTGCTTCCTACACGGACAACGCGTAGTCTGACTTCTCCCACCTCGGTAAACTTGATGGCGTTTGATAATAGATTGACCAAAATCTGTCGGATGCGCTGCGAGTCTCCTTCTACCCATTCAACAATATCTGCAGGAACGTCGGTATAGAATTTCAGACCTTTTGCACTTGCAATTGTTTCCACAATTTCTGTCGTACTGCTGATGACACTTACCAATTTACACGCTTGTTTGTGAATACTGAGTTTCCCGGCTTCTATTTTGGAATAATCGAGTACATCGTTAATTACCCCTAGAAGATGTTGTCCGGAATTAAGTATCTGCTCAAAATAGCTCTCTGCGCCATTACAGTTTGCATTCTTACGCATTCCAATCTTAGACAAACCAATGACAGCATTAAGTGGGGTTCGAATCTCGTGGCTCATATTGGCCAGAAACTCACTCTTGGCTCTTGCCAATCTTTCTGCTTCCAAATTGGCGGCGCGCAGGACTTGCTCCGCCGCCTTTTCTTCAGAAACGTCACGTACAGTTGCCTGCAGGAATACCTCGCCAGAGGTCTCGACTCTAGTCAGTAGTACCGTGGCTGGAAATTCTTTTCCGTTGTGTCGACGGTGTTGCCACTCGAAGAAATTGCTGCCTTCTTGCATGGCCTTCAAAATCATTTCCCTGGCTTTTTCGTCCGACGAAATCCCATTCGGCTGTGTAGGTGGTGATAAGTCCCACGGACCAATGTTCACGAAATTTGTCTCATCATTGAGGTAAAAAAGATCGCGTGCTGCTGCGTTTCCTGATGTGAATTTCCAGGTTGGTGGAGCCAGTGTCAGGATGGCATCACGTGACTCGGAAAAGAGCAGGCGATAGCGTTCTTCTGCTGCGCGTAAATCGGTTTCTGCCGCCTTTCTTTCTGTAATGTCTTGAGAGACGCCTAAGGCAGCGATCAAGTTTTTCCTGTCATCGTATAAAAACTCGGCCTGTTCATGCAGCCATCTGATTTCTCCGTTGGCTAAGATTCGATGCTCCAGGTCGTAAGGGGCGCCATCGAGAGCATTCTCCCAGCATTGGAAGACATAGTTTCTGTCATCCGGATAGATACAGGTACCGAAGAACTCAAAATCAACTGGAATGTCTGAAGGAACACCGAATATTCGATATGTTTCTTCAGACCAGAAAATCTTCTGACTCTTCAAATCAACTCGCCAACTTCCCATGCGTCCGACAGTTTGAGCGCGAGATAAATCAGCCTCTTTTTCACGCAGAGACTCCTCCATGGTTTTTCGTTCTGTAATGTCCATCGTATAGGCAATCAAACCGCTAGGTTCACCTTGATCATCGTACAGAAGAGAAAGAGAAAGATGCGCTGGAAATTGCCTTCCGTTTGCATGTTTCATGTAGGTTTCCGTTTCCCATTGTCCAGTTGACTTCAGTTTCTGCACGGTCTTTTCAAAGTTAAAGTGGAGATCAGACTCGGGCGTGGTAATCAGATGAATGTGTTTGTCTTTAGCATTATCCGCGGTATATCCAAACAAAGTTGTCGAACCTTTGTTCCAACTGGTAATGATTCCATCTAAATTGGTGGTGAGTATCGAGTCATGCGTCTGATCAATGATATTTGCCTGTTGACGAACCATTGCGGTCTGTTCATTCACTAAATTCTGTAGCTGATTGCGATGACGCTCAAGTTCTGCCTCGGCTTGTATACGATCCGTGATATCAGTGGAAATACCACACAATGCGTAAATGCTGCCGTCTTCCTGCCTCAAGGGGAGTTTTACGGACAAGAAGGTTTTCGTTTTTCCAGTCTCCGTAATCGTGTTTGTCTCCTCCGTACGCAGTGTTTCTCCATTCACCAGCACGCGTATATCGTTTTCTCGAATTTTCTTTGACGTTTCGGCATCGAAGAACTTATCATCTCTAAAGCCGATAATCTCATCCATTTCGGCCTGCCAAATAGCACGGACCATACGATTGGCGAAAAGGTAACGTCCTTCAGTATCTTTCAGATAGATAAAGGCATCAACGCTGTCGAGTATAGTACGAAGTTTTTGCTCACTCTGACGCAGTGCCAGTTCCTGCGCCTGTGCTTCAGTCACATCTTCAAAGAATACGGCCATTTGGCCAGGAACCGTCTGAAATGCCTTGATGTCAAATGTGCCTCGATAGTTTTCGTCACTATAGGTAACTTGATTGTTTACATATTCTCCACCGTGACGGGCAATTTCTCTGTAACGACGCGGGATTTCAGTTTTTACCAATGGAGGATAGAGCTCCTCGTAACTTTTGCCAATCAGATGTTTGCTGTCTGTTTGTAGAATACGGTCAGCGGCAGGATTAGAAGACGTAAATACTAAATGGTCATTCTCCTCAAGCTGATAAATGTGCATACCCATGGGGGCGTTGTCCAGAATTGCGCGCGTGAAAGCATACTGTTGCTCTAATTGATCTGCATAGTGCCGGCTGGAATTGTAAAGTCGAGCGTTCGCTATTGCGAGAGCTGACATATTGGCATAGGTACCACAAACGTTTTTAGCTTCGTCACCCTCTAACAAGGTGTCACCTACTGTCGCGGCGATCATAACGCCCACAACTTCGTTGCCTACGTTCAGTGGCAGGTAAACAATAGATCGAAGATTGCGCATTTCTACTGCAATACGTTCCGCCGGAGACAGTTCTGACTTTCTCGCGTCAGGTAGAATAGCGACTTGTTTACTCTCAACGGCATGAAGTATGTGCGGGTGATCAGAAAGCGGCGCGTAGCGCATCACGTCTGGAAAATCTGGCGGCAGTGGTGGCTGCGTAGCCACCAACTCTAGCGTATTGTTTTCTAAAAGGTATACGGCAGTCGTACTCATTAAAGTTAAATCTGTAATACGTTCTGCCACAATTTGTAAAACTTCGCTCAAATTGAGCGTTGAGGCAATCTCCCGTCCTACCTCTAGTAGCGCAGTTTGTTCCTGCGCACGTTGTGCCAAAGCGTCGGAGGCACTCTTCGAAGCAGTAATATCCTGCAACGTTCCTCGTAAGAAATCTATCGACCCTTCAGTTCCCTTTGAGGGAATAGTTTCCATATGAACCCAACGTATTGTCTCGTTTGGCAGTATGATACGGTAATCAATAGAATAGGCCTCCCCGGTCTCAAGGGAGTGCTTTTCGGCTAGTTCCAACGCATGATTGTCTTCTGGATGTATTCTTGCGCGAAGCGTCTTGTAGTCGGGAGAAAATTCCTTTTCCCGATAACCAAGAATTCGATAGACTTCGTCAGACCAATAAGTCTCGCTAGTTTCCAAATTGAACCACCAGTTTCCTAGATGGGCAATCTTTTGTGCTTCGGCGAGAGATCTCTCGCTGAAGCGAAGTGACTCTTCTGCTCGCTTGCGAGCGGTAATGTCGCGCAAGGTAGTAACAATGTGAACTTCGCCATTGAGTGATATCGGACTAAGCCCGATTTCGCATGGAAACTCCAGGCCCTGCTTGGTAGCGGCCAATAGCGTAGGTATAGTTTTTCCCCGCTCGAATTCTATGTACTTGGGAGATGACAAAAACCTGGAGAGTACCTGTTTGTGGTCTTTATGAAAACGCTCAGGTATGAGAATTTCAATTGGTTGACCAAGCAACTGGACCTCGGTATACCCAAATAGAATTTCGGTTTTTGGATTGATACGAACGATAATTCCGTTTAGATCCACAAGCAGAATGGCATCCGGCGACGTATCAATAATCATTTTTGATTGCGCTTCGCTATCACGCAAACGCTGCTCAAGCGACTTTTGCTGACTGATATCGACGTGCGTGCCTACCATCCTCAACGGGTTTCCGTCGGTGTCTCTAACTATTATGCTGCGAGAAAGAATGTCAACCCAATGGCCGTCTTTATGCTTCATTCGGAACTCAACGACAAACCCATCCTGTTTTCCGTTTATGCAATCCTCTATTTGAGCCGTCGTTCGCTGCTTCCCATCTTCGTCAATTAGTTCTTCCCAAGTACTAAACGCATTCGTCAATTCGCTATCTTCGTAGCCAAGCATGGATTTCCAGCGAGGTGAGAAATAGACCGCATTCGTTGTTAGGTCCCAGTCCCAAATGCCATCATTGGTAGCTTGCATGGATAGGGTAAATCGGTTATTGCTCTCCCGCAAAGCCTGTTCGCTACGGTTTTTAAGCCGTCTTTCGCGGCGCAGTTGTTGATTGGTTGCAAAAAGCTGAATCAGTAAAATTCCAACTATTACCAAAGTCAAGGTAACGGAGATTATCCAATTTGAGTAACGTTGCCACAAATCATCTAAAGTAATGTCTGGTCGTATGTCGAAAGGCCTGACACGTAGTTCACGCATTAGTCTTTCAACTTCCGCATAATTGTCAGCCACTCTGAATCCATAAATTTCTAATGGGTGAAGAGTCGAGTGATTTGGCGGTATGGAAAGTAGAACAGCAGTCAGTCTCGCTCCCACCTCCTGTCGAACATGAGATGCCATGACGAGAACATCGTTTGAATATAGGCGCGTGGAGACAGCAAATGGGTAGCCAGCCAAATTTTGCTGGTTAATCACTTTTAGTTTGTCTAATCCGATATAGCCCATATCAGAAAGTCTTTCAAGTTCGCCGCCGGCCAGAAAACCTACGTCTATATCTTTTAGGAGTACACTCTTTATAACTGAGTCATTGGATGCTTCTTCGTAAAGTTCCAGTGTGAATTCGTTTTCGTTTATGTTGTTTTCGTAAAGGATATGTAGTGGAAGGTAGAGCGACCCAAGATGTCGTTCATTATCAACGCCAATCGTCTTTTCTTTTAAATCACTTAATGACTGGAGGTCATCGCGTTCTTTAAGTGCGATAATCGTTCCCCCCTTTGCAATTACAGGACGATCTTTGTACGAATCTGTAACCGTAGCAACAACCCGAGACAGGCTGTCAGACTGGGTAATTTGAAGAAACCGTGTTGGGTCTGACAGTACGAAATCCAATTCGTGTTGTCGCCATTGTGTAACGAGTTCTTCTTTAGCCAGTAGTCTGAACTCAAATGAGGTGTCATTCAGAATTTTCGTTAAGTAATCAGATAAAGGCATCCAGTGATCTATCGGCGTATGCTCCCTATATTCGCTCTGAACACCAATAACGATAGTTTTATTTGGTAGAGCGGAGACAACATGTGAATAACACGTCAGTAGTAGGACAAAAAAGTTAAGTGAATAGAAACGAATTGTGCTCATGTTTTTCTATCTAGTCCACGACAGGAATAAACTCGTCGTTCACGAAGCCTTTTAAGTCTAAAGGATCTTGTTCGGTACTATCTCTATACATAATGCTAACTAGAACATTGGAAGTTTTCTCGACGGTTCCATTATTATTTAGGTATGAAAGATTTGCTGTTTCATTGGGTATTTTCAGACCACGAAAAACATCCAGTACTTCGCTACCGCTTAAACCGAGGTGAGCTCCCATACGGTAAGCCGCATCCTGTGGATTGTTGCGGAAATGGTGAACCGCAGTAAAGTGTGATTTGATGAGTGATTTAAGTTCAGATATTTTTTGTCCACTAAGCATATTGGTTCTAACTGCAAGAACATCGAATACAAGCTCGGGAAACTGACGAGTGTCGATCAGTCTATAGGCGTGTAGCCGTTCTAATTCTGTCGATATCGGTTCATAGGTAATCAAAGTGTCAAAGCGCTGGTTTTTCCAGTCGTCTATGTGCTGGTCGACAGAGCTATTGACTGTGACCACGTCGAATTCGCTTAAGTGTGCGGCCTCGAGAAGTTTGTGTAACATCAGCGCGCCAAGCGCACTCTTCTCTACACCAATTCTGGCACCCCTAAGTTCGGATAAGTCTTTTAAACGAGTTCTTGAATAGACGGCATCTGCACCGGCTGATATGTCAAAGACAAGCACAATTTGAATGGGTATGCCTAGACTACGCGCGCGTAAAGCTTCGTCTAATGTTAAGGATGCGCCGTCAATTTCCCTGCGTTCCAGTTTTGAAAGCGTCTCGGTTGCCGACGTTGTTTCTATTAATTGAACTCCATTGTCGCCTAGCCATCCTTCTCTCTTAGCCAGAAACATGAATTCATAGCCTGGCCATTTATGGGCGCCTATACGAAGTTTTTCATGTGAGAAATCGCAACTGGAAATCAGATAGACGGAAAGAAAGATCAATAGATAGATTGGTAAAAAAGCTATTCTTACCAATGGCGTTTTTGTCACGTTTTTTCACCTTCACTATTTATCGTGGCAATAAGTTCCACAATTATTTCCATCCACAATGCTTGATCATCTTACATAGAGCACATCGTAAAATGTTACGATTCGTTACATTTAAAGCATGCTGAAAGAAAATCAATAGAGTTATCGTGCGCAGAGTGAGGCGTCTTTAGTTGTATCTACCGTTTGTATTGGTATAGCGAAAAGCTAAAGTATCAGCGGGTTCTAGGCCTGTGTTGAGTATAAAAATTAAATAGAAAGTAGGTTTTGTTGTGCTGGTATATTTTTACTCGGGCTTGAAATGTGTGCTATTGAAATTCGAGAGGTGTTGAAGCTATTAAGTACGAAAATCCCCGGGTTATAGAAAAAAGAGACGCTATAATTTCCCCGATGTCATTGTATAGTAGTGATCGGCTTGTACACAGTATGTAACTGCTGAGTTCCGACGTCCAAAGTATTTACCACACAAAACAGCACAAACGAGATGGTGTCCTTGCCGTCGATGAGAACGGTTTTCCGACAGATACCTCAAAAGAGACGCCTACATATAGGCTTGATCCCTTTCAAGGAAAGGGATGCCGACAAAAATAGTAATAATTAATTCATAAAACATCTCTATATTTCACCATCGATTGTCAAATCGTAGATAGCAAAAGACTGACCCTTCCCGACGTAGTATGTATTATGGGTGAGTCGCGTTGT
This DNA window, taken from Gammaproteobacteria bacterium, encodes the following:
- a CDS encoding methyl-accepting chemotaxis protein, translating into MRILNLPMLREFSKLRLRYKLTCLYLLILVPLSILGYEHIVILHEYIEHERHEVRAFLPDNVKATSQHIEQLESDIVQTKIVIGAIFVLLNVIFSLMLATDKTQSEKMQQILQQFTHGDFSQRLESRYFSDLQRVTGQINLLGVRQNRSNMKVSDALREVIVASEEVVKIVQESASGSIEQMQSVSAVAAASEEMNNSMSTAAENAEQTNRMSEESAKLASDGERKVRNMHQEMVSINKTVDAATQAIESLQNRSHEVSQIINVIQSIAEQTNLLALNAAIEAARAGEQGRGFAVVADEVRELAAKTSGSTVEIAELIGKMQSEVNQIVANIESVRTSVNTGVEISSEAEKSLFEINRQAQETSNMIAGISISLTQQKDATTEIASSMHRVAEMAENNKHIVEKTNSAAAFLDQLSKDLRSELGT
- a CDS encoding PAS domain S-box protein, whose amino-acid sequence is MSTIRFYSLNFFVLLLTCYSHVVSALPNKTIVIGVQSEYREHTPIDHWMPLSDYLTKILNDTSFEFRLLAKEELVTQWRQHELDFVLSDPTRFLQITQSDSLSRVVATVTDSYKDRPVIAKGGTIIALKERDDLQSLSDLKEKTIGVDNERHLGSLYLPLHILYENNINENEFTLELYEEASNDSVIKSVLLKDIDVGFLAGGELERLSDMGYIGLDKLKVINQQNLAGYPFAVSTRLYSNDVLVMASHVRQEVGARLTAVLLSIPPNHSTLHPLEIYGFRVADNYAEVERLMRELRVRPFDIRPDITLDDLWQRYSNWIISVTLTLVIVGILLIQLFATNQQLRRERRLKNRSEQALRESNNRFTLSMQATNDGIWDWDLTTNAVYFSPRWKSMLGYEDSELTNAFSTWEELIDEDGKQRTTAQIEDCINGKQDGFVVEFRMKHKDGHWVDILSRSIIVRDTDGNPLRMVGTHVDISQQKSLEQRLRDSEAQSKMIIDTSPDAILLVDLNGIIVRINPKTEILFGYTEVQLLGQPIEILIPERFHKDHKQVLSRFLSSPKYIEFERGKTIPTLLAATKQGLEFPCEIGLSPISLNGEVHIVTTLRDITARKRAEESLRFSERSLAEAQKIAHLGNWWFNLETSETYWSDEVYRILGYREKEFSPDYKTLRARIHPEDNHALELAEKHSLETGEAYSIDYRIILPNETIRWVHMETIPSKGTEGSIDFLRGTLQDITASKSASDALAQRAQEQTALLEVGREIASTLNLSEVLQIVAERITDLTLMSTTAVYLLENNTLELVATQPPLPPDFPDVMRYAPLSDHPHILHAVESKQVAILPDARKSELSPAERIAVEMRNLRSIVYLPLNVGNEVVGVMIAATVGDTLLEGDEAKNVCGTYANMSALAIANARLYNSSRHYADQLEQQYAFTRAILDNAPMGMHIYQLEENDHLVFTSSNPAADRILQTDSKHLIGKSYEELYPPLVKTEIPRRYREIARHGGEYVNNQVTYSDENYRGTFDIKAFQTVPGQMAVFFEDVTEAQAQELALRQSEQKLRTILDSVDAFIYLKDTEGRYLFANRMVRAIWQAEMDEIIGFRDDKFFDAETSKKIRENDIRVLVNGETLRTEETNTITETGKTKTFLSVKLPLRQEDGSIYALCGISTDITDRIQAEAELERHRNQLQNLVNEQTAMVRQQANIIDQTHDSILTTNLDGIITSWNKGSTTLFGYTADNAKDKHIHLITTPESDLHFNFEKTVQKLKSTGQWETETYMKHANGRQFPAHLSLSLLYDDQGEPSGLIAYTMDITERKTMEESLREKEADLSRAQTVGRMGSWRVDLKSQKIFWSEETYRIFGVPSDIPVDFEFFGTCIYPDDRNYVFQCWENALDGAPYDLEHRILANGEIRWLHEQAEFLYDDRKNLIAALGVSQDITERKAAETDLRAAEERYRLLFSESRDAILTLAPPTWKFTSGNAAARDLFYLNDETNFVNIGPWDLSPPTQPNGISSDEKAREMILKAMQEGSNFFEWQHRRHNGKEFPATVLLTRVETSGEVFLQATVRDVSEEKAAEQVLRAANLEAERLARAKSEFLANMSHEIRTPLNAVIGLSKIGMRKNANCNGAESYFEQILNSGQHLLGVINDVLDYSKIEAGKLSIHKQACKLVSVISSTTEIVETIASAKGLKFYTDVPADIVEWVEGDSQRIRQILVNLLSNAIKFTEVGEVRLRVVRVGSNTRFDVSDTGIGMTEEQQARLFHPFEQADSSSTREFGGTGLGLVISQRLAQAMGGDIEVKSVVNEGSTFSLTLPLKQVNSPTLEEKKTVAEVGKLLQGINILAAEDVAVNRLILEDILNQQGATVTFAENGQQVLDCVSENGQNAFNLVLMDVQMPIMDGLEASRKLKQLAPHLPIIGLTAHALMEEKNKCLDAGMVDHITKPIDEDLLYEHILKYANQALKPVAINSPERLEKELDIDKIINNSSDKPTPADQYIDWKALAIRFKRSSFIERMFKVTIKEYSDTPDEILRLVKSEKRSELGIIAHKLKSVFGNLEAKQLSELALETENITRADNANSIEISKLGTKLADQLKAFIHELKLFGLT
- a CDS encoding ABC transporter substrate-binding protein, which translates into the protein MTKTPLVRIAFLPIYLLIFLSVYLISSCDFSHEKLRIGAHKWPGYEFMFLAKREGWLGDNGVQLIETTSATETLSKLERREIDGASLTLDEALRARSLGIPIQIVLVFDISAGADAVYSRTRLKDLSELRGARIGVEKSALGALMLHKLLEAAHLSEFDVVTVNSSVDQHIDDWKNQRFDTLITYEPISTELERLHAYRLIDTRQFPELVFDVLAVRTNMLSGQKISELKSLIKSHFTAVHHFRNNPQDAAYRMGAHLGLSGSEVLDVFRGLKIPNETANLSYLNNNGTVEKTSNVLVSIMYRDSTEQDPLDLKGFVNDEFIPVVD